From the genome of Patagioenas fasciata isolate bPatFas1 chromosome 17, bPatFas1.hap1, whole genome shotgun sequence, one region includes:
- the CCDC62 gene encoding coiled-coil domain-containing protein 62 isoform X2, translating into MNPSLPRSASPQKLSPSLENSTIQKQRQELQVLIAELKDRDQELNDMVAVHQRQLLAWEDDRQKVLTLAERCSLLNHELNKRNEIIKSLTKRLKFLESQQNDSKTTFENTQQKFKELSQKATDATVRCQALEEKNQSLHCSVLELSLKTGQLQAREQELLTMLKLKDEAILETTDYITEFTSKFKKLESALRAAKTEEFSLNKEKQDLKLRLKELTLETNKLKGDLCEKVKENNKQHEEIIHLQQENGSLRNELTLLVEKAKRKDQLLQLAKSKQARTDTELSILRQIYAKQQRDLQFLHVHLESSQELMQKHEKQARESSVAVTFSAPDSSSETEPVRTEGTHGICEECGTTPVPKSRVKITSEMCEVDNRPVLNASDVEETTSACLNRRQKVVKVLAVLTEEEKQDVASSSDEPGSEVFCEANNTRPLRNRDISEHGVESRDERSFESSLPQCEHWLNVGSCVDSQSTLIQNTLKFDKTDDENKTREERTGILLGHKSRESPAAVHKDGLDSCSNNFTIKKDARWKPISDPEWLKIFKPIKRGGSAQHGKDCSCLKTTQDMKCASSKSEEDVDLSSFHLESPCLTSTQKGDRPLKCEKFSDEDFPLEINDLSVIKPTNRPCSAAVEQDTGSPVRKLQHALAESRQMVADLELSALLHASPRRSPNSSINTTAELAEALHRTQLSAAEERDVKVPFFSL; encoded by the exons ATGAATCCATCGCTGCCGCGCTCTGCTTCGCCCCAG AAACTCAGCCCCAGCCTTGAGAACAGCACCATTCAGAAACAGAGGCAAGaactccaggttttaattgcagaACTGAAAGATCGAGATCAGGAACTCAATGACATGGTAGCGGTGCATCAGAGACAGCTGCTGGCCTGGGAAGATGATCGGCAAAAGGTCCTGACTTTAGCAGAACGATGCAGCTTATTGAACC ATGAGCTGAACAAGAGAAATGAAATTATAAAATCACTGACCAAGAGGTTAAAGTTCTTAGAATCTCAGCAGAATGACAGTAAGACAACATTTGAAAATACGCAACAGAAGTTTAAAGAGCTGTCTCAAAAAGCAACAGATGCAACCGTTCGCTGTCAGGCTCTGGAG GAGAAAAATCAAAGTCTCCACTGCTCGGTTTTGGAACTGTCTCTAAAAACAGGGCAGCTGCAAGCGAGAGAGCAGGAGCTTCTTACTATGCTGAAGCTGAAG GATGAGGCCATACTTGAAACAACTGATTACATTACTGAGTTTACATCCAAATTCAAAAAGCTGGAAAGCGCATTGCGCGCTGCAAAGACAGAGGAATTCAGCCTcaacaaagaaaagcaagacCTCAAACTGAGACtgaaagaactaacacttgaaaCAAATAAGCTGAAAG gtgATCTCTGTGAAAAGGTGAAAGAGAACAACAAGCAGCATGAAGAAATCATTCACCTCCAACAAGAAAATGGCTCTTTGAGGAATGAGCTCACGCTTCTTG ttgagaaagcaaagagaaaggatCAGCTTCTTCAGCTGGCCAAGTCTAAGCAGGCACGGACCGACACAGAACTATCCATTTTGCGACAG ATCTATGCCAAACAGCAGCGTGACTTGCAGTTCCTTCATGTCCATTTAGAGAGCTCTCAGGAATTAATGCAAAAACATGAAAAGCAGGCACGTGAAAGCAG CGTGGCTGTGACATTCTCTGCCCCCGACAGTAGCAGCGAGACAGAGCCGGTTAGGACTGAGGGCACCCACGGGATATGCGAGGAGTGTGGAACTACTCCAGTTCCAAAAAGTAGGGTAAAAATCACCTCAGAGATGTGTGAAGTAGATAATAGACCGGTACTGAATGCATCAGACGTGGAGGAAACTACCTCAGCGTGCTTAAACCGGCGTCAGAAGGTTGTGAAAGTCTTGGCTGTGCTTAcggaagaagaaaagcaggatgttGCATCAAGCTCTGATGAGCCAGGCAGTGAAGTATTTTGTGAAGCAAACAACACGAGGCCATTGAGAAACAGGGACATTTCTGAGCATGGGGTGGAAAGCAGAGATGAGCGAAGCTTTGAGTCATCTTTACCTCAATGTGAGCATTGGCTTAACGTCGGTTCTTGTGTAGATTCGCAAAGTACTTTGATCCAGAACACCCTCAAGTTTGACAAAACCGATGATGAAAATAAAACCCGGGAAGAAAGAACTGGAATTCTGCTCGGCCACAAAAGCCGAGAGAGTCCCGCTGCCGTTCACAAGGATGGATTAGATTCCTGTAGTAATAACTTCACCATAAAAAAGGATGCACGATGGAAGCCAATATCGGATCCAGAATGGCTGAAGATTTTCAAACCCATAAAAAGAGGTGGAAGTGCACAGCATGGAAAAGATTGCAGCTGTCTCAAGACCACACAAGACATGAAATGTGCCAGCTCAAAAAG TGAGGAAGATGTGGATCTGAGTTCTTTCCACTTGGAATCTCCCTGTTTGACGTCCACCCAGAAGGGAGACAGGCCACTCAAATGTGAGAAATTCTCGGATGAAGACTTTCCTCTGGAGATCAATGATCTGTCGGTGATTAAGCCAACAAACAGACCCTGCAGCGCTGCTGTGGAGCAA GACACCGGTTCCCCAGTGAGGAAGCTGCAGCACGCGTTGGCTGAGTCTCGACAGATGGTCGCTGATCTGGAGCTTAGCGCGCTCCTCCACGCCAGCCCTCGCCGCAGCCCCAACAGCAGCATTAATACG ACAGCAGAACTTGCAGAAGCTCTTCACAGAACCCAGTTATCTGCTGCAGAAGAAAGAGATGTTAAAGTTCCATTCTTTTCTCTATGA
- the CCDC62 gene encoding coiled-coil domain-containing protein 62 isoform X1, producing MNPSLPRSASPQKLSPSLENSTIQKQRQELQVLIAELKDRDQELNDMVAVHQRQLLAWEDDRQKVLTLAERCSLLNHELNKRNEIIKSLTKRLKFLESQQNDSKTTFENTQQKFKELSQKATDATVRCQALEEKNQSLHCSVLELSLKTGQLQAREQELLTMLKLKDEAILETTDYITEFTSKFKKLESALRAAKTEEFSLNKEKQDLKLRLKELTLETNKLKGDLCEKVKENNKQHEEIIHLQQENGSLRNELTLLVEKAKRKDQLLQLAKSKQARTDTELSILRQIYAKQQRDLQFLHVHLESSQELMQKHEKQARESSVAVTFSAPDSSSETEPVRTEGTHGICEECGTTPVPKSRVKITSEMCEVDNRPVLNASDVEETTSACLNRRQKVVKVLAVLTEEEKQDVASSSDEPGSEVFCEANNTRPLRNRDISEHGVESRDERSFESSLPQCEHWLNVGSCVDSQSTLIQNTLKFDKTDDENKTREERTGILLGHKSRESPAAVHKDGLDSCSNNFTIKKDARWKPISDPEWLKIFKPIKRGGSAQHGKDCSCLKTTQDMKCASSKRLCAC from the exons ATGAATCCATCGCTGCCGCGCTCTGCTTCGCCCCAG AAACTCAGCCCCAGCCTTGAGAACAGCACCATTCAGAAACAGAGGCAAGaactccaggttttaattgcagaACTGAAAGATCGAGATCAGGAACTCAATGACATGGTAGCGGTGCATCAGAGACAGCTGCTGGCCTGGGAAGATGATCGGCAAAAGGTCCTGACTTTAGCAGAACGATGCAGCTTATTGAACC ATGAGCTGAACAAGAGAAATGAAATTATAAAATCACTGACCAAGAGGTTAAAGTTCTTAGAATCTCAGCAGAATGACAGTAAGACAACATTTGAAAATACGCAACAGAAGTTTAAAGAGCTGTCTCAAAAAGCAACAGATGCAACCGTTCGCTGTCAGGCTCTGGAG GAGAAAAATCAAAGTCTCCACTGCTCGGTTTTGGAACTGTCTCTAAAAACAGGGCAGCTGCAAGCGAGAGAGCAGGAGCTTCTTACTATGCTGAAGCTGAAG GATGAGGCCATACTTGAAACAACTGATTACATTACTGAGTTTACATCCAAATTCAAAAAGCTGGAAAGCGCATTGCGCGCTGCAAAGACAGAGGAATTCAGCCTcaacaaagaaaagcaagacCTCAAACTGAGACtgaaagaactaacacttgaaaCAAATAAGCTGAAAG gtgATCTCTGTGAAAAGGTGAAAGAGAACAACAAGCAGCATGAAGAAATCATTCACCTCCAACAAGAAAATGGCTCTTTGAGGAATGAGCTCACGCTTCTTG ttgagaaagcaaagagaaaggatCAGCTTCTTCAGCTGGCCAAGTCTAAGCAGGCACGGACCGACACAGAACTATCCATTTTGCGACAG ATCTATGCCAAACAGCAGCGTGACTTGCAGTTCCTTCATGTCCATTTAGAGAGCTCTCAGGAATTAATGCAAAAACATGAAAAGCAGGCACGTGAAAGCAG CGTGGCTGTGACATTCTCTGCCCCCGACAGTAGCAGCGAGACAGAGCCGGTTAGGACTGAGGGCACCCACGGGATATGCGAGGAGTGTGGAACTACTCCAGTTCCAAAAAGTAGGGTAAAAATCACCTCAGAGATGTGTGAAGTAGATAATAGACCGGTACTGAATGCATCAGACGTGGAGGAAACTACCTCAGCGTGCTTAAACCGGCGTCAGAAGGTTGTGAAAGTCTTGGCTGTGCTTAcggaagaagaaaagcaggatgttGCATCAAGCTCTGATGAGCCAGGCAGTGAAGTATTTTGTGAAGCAAACAACACGAGGCCATTGAGAAACAGGGACATTTCTGAGCATGGGGTGGAAAGCAGAGATGAGCGAAGCTTTGAGTCATCTTTACCTCAATGTGAGCATTGGCTTAACGTCGGTTCTTGTGTAGATTCGCAAAGTACTTTGATCCAGAACACCCTCAAGTTTGACAAAACCGATGATGAAAATAAAACCCGGGAAGAAAGAACTGGAATTCTGCTCGGCCACAAAAGCCGAGAGAGTCCCGCTGCCGTTCACAAGGATGGATTAGATTCCTGTAGTAATAACTTCACCATAAAAAAGGATGCACGATGGAAGCCAATATCGGATCCAGAATGGCTGAAGATTTTCAAACCCATAAAAAGAGGTGGAAGTGCACAGCATGGAAAAGATTGCAGCTGTCTCAAGACCACACAAGACATGAAATGTGCCAGCTCAAAAAGGTTATGTGCTTGTTAA